The genome window ctcaaacttttgcactggtgacccctgtcacatagcaagcctctgagtgcgacccccccccccttacaaattaaaaacactttttaatatatttaacaccattataaatactggaggcaaagTCGGgcttggggtagaggctgacagttTGCAGCCTCCCTCCGCCCcataataacctcgtgaccccctgaggggttccaaccccctgtttgagaacccctgttctatattttaatatagagggattttttttttaaaaaatcccagtttaGTAATTGggaaacagtctctctctctctttatatatatatatagagagagagagagagagcgacttggactttttttgtattttcaaatattgaatTGCATTTCTAACAAACAATTCTGTTTAGTAACTGATGTGTGGTAAATGAACACGTGTAGATAACTGACTGCAACTGTAAACTCATGATTAAGGATAAGATtatgtcacagaagtcatggattccatgactttctgagACTTCCATGACATTGTCCACTTCAGCCCTGAGGCGttggggctgcagctggcagaGGCTGTCCACAGCTCCCAGACACCAGCCCCAGAGCCCTGAGCCACCGTGGGGGGGCCTTGGCGCACTCAACCACCGCAGCAGCAGTGGGTCctggactccccccaccccacagcaggacttgggctctcattcctgctcctgcccctggggATTCAGtcatcttccccccacccctatcAAACCCTctccattatttttagtaaaagtcatggacaggttacgGGCTTCTGTGAACTTTTGTTTAGTGCCTgcaacctgtctgtgacttttactaaaaataatcatgACGATATCTTAACCCTACTTGTGATTAATCTTGTGTGCTAACTTCAGACAACACAGATTGGATAAGGTCACGCACCCTTTGTCTCCATTTCCCCATATGTCAAATGGAGATTATACTGACTTACTTCACATGAGAAGCGGAGGGCTAATATTGCTCTTTTTATAAGTGCTTAGGCTTACTGGTTCTTTAAGGGGCAAATATGATCTCTAGCTGCACCTTGGGCTTTGTTTGCAGAGGCTGCATTGAGCACTAGACAATGTCCCAGACCGTGATCATCCAGCAACCTGGCTCCGTGGGGTCTGCTGTCATGTCCCCAACTGGTGACTGGAGCACCGGGAGGTACGAATGTTGTGCAGACTGTGCAACATGTAAGTACAGGACTTGCTGCAGTTGAGATGCATTTTTGAGGCAAGCCAGATGATCTCTGAGTCAGGTAACAGGCCTGCCGACTACTGAGGCTCTTTTTGAAGTGCATCAAGCACTGGGTGAGCATTTCTGTGAAGATATTAAACATAGGAAAATGGAGAGGGCTGAGACCTGACTACGTGTTAAGGAAGTTGAACAAAAGGGGAAGGGGTAGGTgtgcagagagggaggaggaatatagttcctttcctaatggttcacTACCCCACATTGGCAAAACTGACTGATGAATGACTGACGTCCTGTACGTTGTTTGTGTATACTCTTGTTTTGAAGGCTGTTTAGGTACGTTTTGCCCAGCACTTCTGGCATGTTATGTGGCAAACAAGTATGGAGAGAACTGCTGCCTTGGCATCGCTTTTGGAGGCATGACGGCGCTGCGAACTCACATGCGTCTCTCTTACGGCATCCAGGTAGCCTTGCTTTTGGGAAATTTTCCCTTCTTGTTTCTGTCTTTTGAGCAATGTTTAAATTAGGTCAGGCTATCCGAGCAGCAGgattctatttagattgtgaaaTGGACGTAAATGGATCAAGAAAGCACCAGCAGCACTGAATGGGAACGGATGGAGGGTAATCTTTGCTGTGGAGATGTCTAACATTGTCTGAAAATAAGAACATATCTGCTGTATTGGGTGAAAGTTAAAGTTCTGCACCCTAGTCTGCTGGCGGGCAAtgcctgatgtttcagaggagGCCAACACCGCTATCCCCACCCCATTACACAGTTCAACAATTGTACAGTGTGGTACATGGGAAGGAGAGATTCCCTCCTGATCGCTGTGATGATTACCTTGCACCCTGACTTTTGAGATTTTTATTACCCTTTTTTCACCATGGATAACTTCAAACGTTATTGCTCGCAACACAATCCAGCTACGGTATTTGACTCTGCCTTCCTGTGGGCAGTGATTTCCATGGCCCACCACATACTTTGTGATATATAATTCCTTTCATTTGTTCTAAAATTATCCACCCCTTGATTAACTGACTCCCCACCCCTTAGCTTGTTTTCCAAGATAAATAGCCAAATTCTCAATCCATAGCACGGAAATGCTTCCTATGTTAAGGACCTATCTGACCACACTGGCTGACTCAACCCTCACCGGAAACTCCTTTGTGTCTAATGGTTCGACCAGATGAGAGAATCAGAAGTGTTAGACATGGATAAATCCTGTTAGTCTATCTGCTTGGTGGAGATTAAGGTTTCAGTATGTAGAACAGAATTGATTATGAAACAACACACTTCATCTAGCTTTGGACCAGCGGCTTAATCATTTTAACTCCTTTGCTAGGACCTTTTGATAGAGAGTGATGTTAAAATCCCTGACTTTTGAACAGAGCTTAAGATCTTCTGTTAATTCCTTACCTACCACACTTGCAAAACCTGCACAAATGAGTTTGTTCTGTTCTGCAACAGCACAAATAACTGATCCCCTGTGGAGAGGGAAATGCAGGTCTCTTTTTTTCAATGCTACAGTTTCTCTTTTTGTCCAGCAAATCGTTACATTACAAAACACTTGGTTACTTTGCTGAGGAAGTGGGGAGATGTGCTGTGGCTGCAAACAGCCTCTCCCTGAATCGGAGGCTGCAGTTAGAACTATTGGGCCTCAGCTCTGGTATTCAGCCCACGCATACTGCTTCCCCTTTGCTTTGTGTCAGACAACAAATaccagggctgtcaagcaattaaaaaaatggatcgcaattaatcatgctgttaaacaacaatagaataccacttatttcaatatttttggacattttctacattttcaaatatattgatttcaattacaacacagaatacaaagtgtacagggctcactttatttttgagtACAAgtctttgcactgtaaaaaacaaaagaaatagtatttttcagttcccccagtataagtactg of Caretta caretta isolate rCarCar2 chromosome 19, rCarCar1.hap1, whole genome shotgun sequence contains these proteins:
- the LOC142069600 gene encoding cornifelin homolog B-like encodes the protein MSQTVIIQQPGSVGSAVMSPTGDWSTGRYECCADCATCCLGTFCPALLACYVANKYGENCCLGIAFGGMTALRTHMRLSYGIQGTICRDVLAMCFCGPCEICRMAREMNIRSPH